In one Microbacterium invictum genomic region, the following are encoded:
- a CDS encoding SMC family ATPase has translation MKLHRVELEGFGPFRERQVVDFDAFEADGIFLISGRTGAGKSSVLDGVCFALYGGVPRYDGTEKRLRSDHCGPDDPTSVAVEFTAAGRRFRVRRSPDYPRRKRRGEGYTVVAADAELAELVDGAWRGLASGPRHVGLELDEILGLSQQQFLQVILLAQNRFAEFLLAKNDDRQKLLRRLFGTRTFEDYLHAFEERRRATERDVADATGAAALLLGEAERLVPDGASGDLDREAAAAPRDAAGSSAVGARFDAVERGAQRADYRAETLRNARDAAEAAHRRAEDHHLAMRRLRQMQEDRERSRAALAALDAEAPVIDVARRELAAAHDAEGLRAPLDAAAVAHADRSSAEAAVQALVDDLGSAAEDGDLPSFSLEALDALVRQLTGDLAVSRDAEATEKGMDAAEQAFADDVARVRGEEELIARLDADRARIPAQRAVVESELAPVRDAAAGRDAARIRLDEARARRKAAAEAVGLAERAVVAEQAALAAAEAAAGANEAVVSLLRRRAADRAGSLAAGLVEGEPCPVCGSAEHPHPAEPTGDPVSDDDIARAEAGQQQAGKRARRAAEEFRAARDAEAQAAARAGGLDLDAATTAVAEAEAAFAAATAAVAERDRLLATLETLGLLEAEAAQERERLTAHLAALREDVSAREAELREKRRVVAAARGDHDSVAARVAALTRRCDRATRLAAARRAALTAAAAADRAATDRDGRVAASGFDDAAAAREALRTASERDALDERIRTHQAAFHAERDRLRDLELALAGEPEEFVDVSAAESALVAARDAWMAAVDAAADATGTAERLRALLGRARVALGEVAGLAEEHHVIARLADTVAGRAPNTHRMTLESFVLAAELEEIVAAANLRLGDMSSGRYQLRHTDALAARGAASGLGLEILDAHTGAARPAHSLSGGETFLASLALALGLAEVVTARAGGVRLDTLFIDEGFGSLDDDTLELAMATLDELRQGGRTVGLISHVASMKERIPAQLHVRATPQGPSVIRQDAAAAASLPV, from the coding sequence GTGAAGCTGCATCGCGTCGAGCTCGAGGGGTTCGGACCCTTCCGCGAGCGTCAGGTGGTCGATTTCGACGCCTTCGAGGCGGACGGCATCTTCCTCATCTCCGGCCGCACCGGGGCGGGCAAGTCCAGCGTGCTCGACGGTGTCTGCTTCGCCCTGTACGGCGGCGTTCCTCGCTACGACGGCACCGAGAAGCGGCTGCGCAGCGATCACTGCGGACCGGATGACCCGACGAGCGTCGCGGTGGAGTTCACCGCCGCGGGTCGGCGCTTCCGGGTGAGGCGGTCGCCCGATTACCCGCGACGCAAGCGCCGGGGAGAGGGCTACACCGTCGTCGCGGCCGATGCCGAACTCGCCGAGCTCGTCGACGGCGCATGGCGGGGGCTCGCGAGCGGACCGCGGCACGTGGGTCTCGAGCTCGACGAGATCCTGGGCCTCAGCCAGCAGCAGTTCCTGCAGGTGATCCTCCTCGCCCAGAATCGATTCGCCGAGTTCCTGCTCGCCAAGAACGACGATCGTCAGAAGCTGCTGCGGCGCCTGTTCGGCACGCGCACCTTCGAGGACTACCTCCACGCCTTCGAGGAGCGACGTCGCGCGACCGAGCGCGACGTCGCCGACGCGACCGGCGCGGCTGCGCTCCTCCTCGGCGAGGCGGAACGCCTGGTTCCCGACGGCGCGTCGGGCGACCTCGACCGAGAGGCCGCCGCGGCGCCCCGCGACGCCGCGGGATCGTCCGCGGTGGGCGCGCGGTTCGACGCGGTCGAGCGCGGCGCGCAGCGCGCGGACTACCGCGCCGAGACTCTTCGAAACGCCCGGGACGCGGCCGAGGCGGCGCACCGTCGTGCCGAGGATCACCACCTCGCGATGCGTCGCCTGCGGCAGATGCAGGAGGACCGGGAGCGCTCGCGCGCCGCGCTGGCGGCGCTGGACGCCGAGGCGCCCGTCATCGACGTCGCACGACGCGAACTCGCCGCTGCGCACGATGCCGAGGGCCTCCGTGCACCGCTCGATGCGGCGGCTGTCGCCCATGCCGACCGGTCTTCCGCCGAGGCGGCGGTCCAGGCGCTCGTCGACGACCTCGGCTCCGCCGCCGAAGACGGCGACCTTCCCTCGTTCTCGCTCGAGGCGCTCGACGCTCTCGTGCGTCAGCTCACCGGCGACCTCGCGGTCTCGCGTGACGCCGAGGCGACCGAGAAGGGGATGGATGCCGCCGAGCAGGCGTTCGCCGACGACGTCGCCCGCGTTCGGGGCGAGGAAGAGCTCATCGCCCGTCTCGACGCCGATCGGGCGCGGATCCCCGCTCAGCGGGCCGTCGTCGAGAGCGAGCTCGCCCCCGTGCGCGACGCCGCCGCCGGACGGGATGCGGCGCGAATCCGCCTCGACGAGGCACGCGCGCGCCGCAAGGCTGCGGCCGAGGCCGTCGGGCTCGCCGAGCGCGCGGTGGTCGCCGAGCAGGCAGCGCTCGCCGCCGCCGAGGCCGCGGCGGGGGCGAATGAGGCCGTGGTCTCGCTGCTGCGCCGCCGGGCTGCAGACCGAGCCGGGTCGCTCGCCGCCGGCCTCGTCGAGGGAGAGCCGTGCCCGGTGTGCGGGTCGGCCGAGCACCCGCATCCGGCGGAACCGACGGGCGACCCCGTCTCCGACGACGACATCGCCCGTGCCGAGGCGGGGCAGCAGCAGGCGGGGAAGCGGGCGCGTCGCGCCGCCGAGGAGTTCCGGGCGGCCCGCGATGCGGAGGCACAGGCCGCGGCCCGCGCGGGGGGCCTCGATCTCGACGCCGCGACGACTGCGGTGGCCGAGGCCGAGGCGGCGTTCGCCGCCGCCACCGCCGCCGTCGCCGAGCGCGATCGGCTGCTGGCCACCCTCGAGACGCTCGGCCTCCTCGAGGCCGAGGCGGCGCAGGAGCGGGAGCGCCTCACGGCCCACCTGGCGGCGTTGCGCGAGGACGTGTCGGCCCGCGAAGCGGAGCTGCGAGAGAAGCGCCGCGTGGTCGCCGCGGCGCGCGGCGACCACGACTCCGTCGCCGCGCGCGTCGCGGCCTTGACCCGTCGATGCGACCGTGCGACACGTCTCGCCGCGGCACGACGGGCGGCCCTGACCGCCGCCGCGGCGGCGGATCGCGCCGCGACCGACCGCGACGGCCGCGTCGCGGCATCGGGCTTTGACGACGCCGCGGCGGCGCGCGAGGCACTGCGGACCGCTTCGGAGCGCGACGCACTCGACGAGCGCATTCGCACCCATCAGGCCGCCTTCCACGCCGAGCGCGACCGGCTCCGCGACCTCGAGCTCGCGCTCGCCGGGGAGCCCGAGGAGTTCGTCGACGTCTCCGCCGCGGAGTCCGCCCTCGTCGCCGCCCGCGACGCGTGGATGGCTGCCGTCGACGCGGCCGCCGACGCCACCGGCACCGCCGAACGACTCCGCGCGCTGCTCGGCCGCGCTCGTGTGGCCCTCGGCGAGGTCGCCGGTCTCGCCGAGGAGCATCACGTGATCGCACGTCTCGCCGACACCGTCGCCGGCCGCGCGCCGAACACCCACCGGATGACACTCGAATCCTTCGTCCTCGCCGCAGAGCTCGAAGAGATCGTCGCCGCGGCGAATCTCCGTCTCGGCGACATGTCGTCGGGTCGGTATCAACTGCGTCACACCGACGCGCTCGCCGCGCGCGGTGCCGCGTCGGGCCTCGGCCTCGAGATCCTCGACGCGCACACGGGTGCCGCCCGTCCCGCGCACTCCCTGTCGGGCGGCGAGACCTTCCTCGCGTCGCTCGCGCTCGCGCTCGGGCTTGCCGAGGTCGTCACCGCCCGCGCCGGCGGCGTGCGCCTGGACACCCTGTTCATCGACGAGGGCTTCGGCTCCCTCGACGACGACACCCTCGAGCTGGCCATGGCGACGCTCGACGAGCTCCGCCAGGGCGGGCGCACCGTCGGACTCATCAGCCACGTCGCGTCGATGAAGGAGCGCATCCCCGCGCAGCTGCACGTGCGGGCCACCCCGCAGGGGCCGAGCGTCATCCGACAGGACGCCGCGGCGGCGGCATCCCTCCCGGTCTGA
- a CDS encoding MFS transporter, with amino-acid sequence MTTSAPTTAIIPLSNARRWQAFWVCVSVAALTILDLTKVNVALPSIETGLGAGSTEVQLIVSGFVLTFGLTLVPMGRLGDQRSRRTLFVVGLAMYTVTSILCALAPNALVLLVARLLQGVAAGIQMPQVLGTAQELFQGKERGRAFGLFGATIGIATAFGPTIGGLLIALGGETDGWRLIFWMNVPLCLIAIALVLWLLPDTRTRSARKVQLDPVGLLLFGLTVLSLMWPFLFTTGAPTDDPARWWLLLAFAAFLTLFLLWERRYEARGGQPLIPLKLFRISSYRNGTIIQTTYFTALPALFLLTTLYLQFGLGLEPVFAGMVSIGFALASAIASWVGGNLVTRFGRPVVVFGVVGVLISVVGLVTAAVFSAPALTPYLMAAVMIVGGFGGGLVIAPNQTLTLAEIPVKQGGVAGSVGQLGQRIGTAVGTAVALSLFYATIYREQGGASDLVVYHDAYLFGMLSVAGFLTLALIVSILDLAKRKAAAES; translated from the coding sequence GTGACGACGAGCGCCCCGACGACCGCGATCATCCCGCTCTCGAACGCCCGCAGGTGGCAGGCGTTCTGGGTCTGCGTCTCCGTCGCCGCGCTGACGATCCTCGACCTCACAAAGGTCAACGTCGCCCTGCCGTCCATCGAGACGGGTCTCGGAGCGGGCTCCACCGAGGTGCAGCTCATCGTGTCGGGCTTCGTCCTGACCTTCGGTCTCACCCTCGTCCCCATGGGCCGGCTGGGTGATCAGCGCTCGCGCCGCACCCTCTTCGTCGTGGGCCTGGCGATGTACACCGTGACGAGCATCCTCTGCGCCCTGGCGCCGAATGCCCTGGTGCTGCTCGTCGCACGCCTGCTCCAGGGGGTGGCGGCGGGCATCCAGATGCCCCAGGTGCTCGGCACCGCCCAGGAACTGTTCCAGGGCAAGGAGCGCGGCCGGGCGTTCGGGCTCTTCGGCGCGACCATCGGCATCGCCACCGCCTTCGGCCCGACGATCGGCGGCCTGCTCATCGCCCTCGGCGGCGAGACCGACGGCTGGCGCCTCATCTTCTGGATGAACGTGCCGCTCTGCCTCATCGCGATCGCGCTCGTGCTCTGGCTGCTGCCCGACACCCGCACCCGCTCGGCCCGCAAGGTGCAGCTCGACCCCGTCGGCCTTCTCCTGTTCGGGCTCACCGTGCTCTCGCTGATGTGGCCGTTCCTGTTCACCACCGGCGCCCCCACCGACGACCCCGCCCGCTGGTGGCTGCTCCTCGCCTTCGCGGCGTTCCTCACGCTCTTCCTGCTCTGGGAGCGCCGGTACGAGGCGCGCGGGGGACAGCCGCTCATTCCGCTGAAACTCTTCCGGATCAGTTCGTACCGCAACGGCACGATCATCCAGACCACCTACTTCACCGCGCTGCCCGCGCTGTTTCTGCTGACGACGCTCTACCTGCAGTTCGGGCTCGGCCTCGAGCCGGTCTTCGCCGGCATGGTGTCGATCGGCTTCGCTCTGGCCAGCGCGATCGCCTCGTGGGTCGGCGGCAACCTGGTCACCCGTTTCGGGCGCCCGGTGGTCGTTTTCGGGGTCGTGGGCGTGCTCATCTCGGTGGTCGGCCTGGTGACCGCGGCGGTGTTCTCGGCCCCCGCCCTCACCCCCTACCTGATGGCGGCCGTCATGATCGTGGGCGGATTCGGCGGCGGCCTGGTCATCGCTCCGAACCAGACCCTCACCCTCGCCGAGATCCCGGTGAAGCAGGGCGGCGTCGCCGGGTCGGTCGGGCAGCTCGGTCAGCGCATCGGCACTGCCGTCGGCACGGCCGTCGCACTCTCGCTCTTCTACGCCACCATTTATCGCGAGCAGGGCGGCGCGTCCGACCTGGTCGTCTACCATGACGCCTATCTGTTCGGGATGCTGTCGGTCGCCGGCTTCCTGACTCTCGCCCTCATCGTGTCGATCCTCGACCTCGCCAAGCGCAAGGCCGCCGCCGAGAGCTGA
- a CDS encoding response regulator transcription factor, giving the protein MASILIADDEARISGFIDKGLRAAGFATRVAPTGPEALNLALSGEFDLLVLDVNLPGMDGFRVLEELRGSGSSMPVIMLTARVELEDTVAGLEGGADDYLGKPFRFDELVARIRLRMRRDEAAAPTQLSHRDLVLDIRTRRAHVGGTAVELSAREFALAEELVRHAGQVLSREQLLSRVWGFDFDPGSNVVDVYIGYLRQKLGPGRIETMRGVGYRLT; this is encoded by the coding sequence CTCCGCGCCGCCGGGTTCGCCACCCGCGTCGCTCCGACCGGCCCCGAAGCGCTGAACCTCGCCCTCAGCGGCGAGTTCGATCTGCTCGTGCTCGATGTGAACCTTCCCGGCATGGACGGATTCCGCGTCCTCGAAGAGCTCCGCGGCAGCGGATCGTCGATGCCGGTCATCATGCTGACGGCCCGGGTCGAGCTCGAAGACACCGTCGCCGGCCTCGAGGGCGGGGCCGACGACTACCTCGGCAAGCCGTTCCGCTTCGACGAGCTCGTCGCACGCATCCGGCTGCGGATGCGACGGGACGAGGCAGCCGCGCCCACCCAGCTGAGCCATCGCGACCTGGTGCTCGACATCCGCACGCGACGTGCTCACGTGGGTGGGACGGCGGTCGAGCTCTCGGCACGCGAATTCGCCCTCGCCGAGGAACTGGTGCGCCACGCCGGTCAGGTGCTCAGCCGCGAGCAGCTGCTGAGCCGCGTGTGGGGGTTCGATTTCGACCCCGGCTCGAACGTCGTCGACGTGTACATCGGGTACCTCCGCCAGAAGCTCGGGCCCGGCCGCATCGAGACGATGCGCGGCGTCGGCTACCGGCTCACCTGA